One part of the Deltaproteobacteria bacterium genome encodes these proteins:
- a CDS encoding zinc-binding dehydrogenase, with translation MKAVVVREFGDVDVMRMEQLPVPSPEAGEVLIKVHSVSVNQTLDIAVRQGLYRTDLRFPVVLGTDPAGVVVAAGDGVASPCAGERVAVVASIRCGECRFCLMGREDSCPRSKHLGLDRWGGYAEYVTVPAENVFPIPDNLSFGEASVVTRHFPTAINLLLNHAMLEQDEWVLIMGAAGALGSCGVQIARHQGARVIAAAGADSRAEAAMGYGAGFAVNYREQDLEQEVLRITGGHGVDVLFENIADPTLWPGAFNSLAFAGRLVTAGAHGGGTVPLDVKRLYLKRIRIIGQPGATRKDVELALALAGQGAVRAIIDRTMPLERVKEAHELLERGGIVGKIVLDPTLG, from the coding sequence ATGAAAGCCGTCGTCGTGAGGGAGTTCGGCGACGTCGACGTGATGCGGATGGAGCAGCTTCCCGTCCCCTCCCCCGAGGCCGGAGAGGTGCTGATCAAGGTCCACTCGGTTTCGGTCAATCAGACGCTGGACATCGCGGTGCGGCAGGGCCTGTACCGCACCGACCTGCGGTTTCCGGTGGTGCTGGGCACCGACCCCGCGGGTGTGGTGGTGGCCGCCGGCGACGGGGTGGCGTCCCCGTGCGCCGGCGAGCGGGTCGCGGTGGTGGCTTCCATCCGCTGCGGCGAGTGCCGCTTCTGTCTCATGGGCCGGGAAGACTCGTGCCCCCGAAGCAAGCACCTGGGGCTCGACCGCTGGGGCGGGTACGCGGAGTACGTGACCGTGCCGGCGGAGAACGTCTTCCCCATTCCGGACAACCTGTCTTTCGGTGAAGCCTCGGTGGTCACGCGCCACTTTCCCACGGCCATCAACCTGCTGCTCAACCACGCGATGCTCGAACAGGACGAATGGGTTCTGATCATGGGAGCCGCGGGGGCTCTGGGCAGTTGCGGCGTGCAGATCGCCCGGCACCAGGGCGCCCGTGTCATCGCGGCCGCCGGCGCCGATTCCAGGGCCGAGGCGGCCATGGGCTACGGCGCCGGGTTCGCCGTCAATTACCGGGAGCAGGACCTGGAGCAGGAGGTTCTCCGCATCACCGGCGGCCATGGCGTCGACGTGCTGTTCGAGAACATCGCCGACCCGACGCTCTGGCCCGGGGCCTTCAACAGCCTCGCCTTCGCCGGCCGTCTGGTGACCGCGGGCGCCCACGGCGGCGGCACCGTGCCGCTCGACGTCAAGCGGCTCTACCTCAAGCGCATCCGCATCATCGGACAGCCCGGCGCCACCCGCAAGGACGTGGAACTGGCCCTTGCGCTGGCCGGCCAAGGGGCGGTCCGCGCCATCATCGACCGCACCATGCCGCTGGAGCGCGTGAAGGAAGCGCACGAGTTGCTGGAACGCGGCGGGATCGTCGGCAAGATCGTGCTGGACCCCACCCTGGGGTGA
- a CDS encoding extradiol ring-cleavage dioxygenase, with protein MAQLVTMLGITHNPFMPRLFKQAQQPPGAAKVQERIAMMRAKLAQHKPDVLITIGNDHLHQFFMDNMPAFMIGKMDRFHGTFYDEVREFGLPECDLAGDLELCNRLLEGAYERGVDFAYSSELTVDHSIVVPMMFVRPEMDIPIVPILTNCIAPPLPTARRFYEVGQAIRSVIDSMPDGKRIGVLVSGHLSLEVGGPKQFERRLMDADFDSRAVGWITTGDIDAAARDCNLEQMVPSGNMTMGFLNFLMAMGVASGAAPTHAEGLDAGFPAVPFFAWEQKEEGAGL; from the coding sequence ATGGCGCAACTCGTCACCATGCTCGGCATCACGCACAACCCCTTCATGCCGCGGCTGTTCAAGCAGGCGCAGCAGCCGCCGGGGGCGGCCAAGGTTCAGGAGCGGATCGCGATGATGCGCGCGAAGCTGGCGCAACACAAGCCGGACGTGCTCATCACCATCGGCAACGACCACCTGCACCAGTTCTTCATGGACAACATGCCGGCCTTCATGATCGGCAAGATGGACCGCTTCCACGGCACTTTCTACGACGAGGTGCGGGAATTCGGCCTGCCGGAGTGCGACCTGGCCGGCGACCTGGAGTTGTGCAACCGGCTCCTGGAGGGCGCCTACGAGCGCGGCGTGGACTTCGCCTATTCCAGCGAGTTGACGGTGGACCACTCCATCGTGGTCCCGATGATGTTCGTCAGGCCGGAAATGGACATCCCCATCGTCCCCATCCTGACCAACTGCATCGCTCCGCCGCTGCCCACCGCCCGGCGTTTCTACGAGGTGGGGCAGGCCATCCGCTCGGTCATCGACAGCATGCCCGACGGCAAGCGCATCGGCGTTTTGGTGAGCGGCCACCTGTCGCTGGAGGTCGGCGGCCCCAAACAGTTCGAGCGGCGCCTGATGGACGCGGACTTCGACTCCCGCGCCGTGGGCTGGATCACCACCGGCGACATCGACGCGGCCGCGCGCGACTGCAACCTGGAGCAGATGGTCCCCTCGGGCAACATGACCATGGGTTTCCTGAACTTCCTCATGGCCATGGGCGTGGCCAGTGGGGCGGCCCCGACGCACGCCGAGGGACTGGACGCGGGGTTCCCGGCGGTGCCGTTCTTTGCCTGGGAGCAAAAGGAAGAGGGAGCGGGCCTGTGA